From the genome of Bactrocera oleae isolate idBacOlea1 chromosome 2, idBacOlea1, whole genome shotgun sequence, one region includes:
- the Osi23 gene encoding uncharacterized protein Osi23 isoform X1 has product MSFKSNVLWCALLLCVIWFTSAKGGSFQLNLHKNHKFSAGIDGSNEEVNNERIMWVQEMKQLRQHIKHCVQQTSDSMWNCFKTSSVRVFDDILSSNIISLWPGVRLVRALTTLNVTNEIEAKGLSEYYERKDLQHLTWFDQLAMRLAQTLSTHFLQVNLQELTDAYIGALEKNANNKKLVADELGTARHRRQRYNMMITMMFGVTALGAVLVPMGFQMLSIVSGKALLLAKMALLLASINGLKKLSHPSNSLPQVANSGIHYGLYHVPGEHYGYYDRGDAPHHPRQVASFAIAPPVTEELGLKK; this is encoded by the exons atgtccttTAAGTCAAATGTATTGTGGTGTGCACTACTACTCTGCGTGATATGGTTCACAAGTGCTAAAGGAGGGTCTTTCCagttaaatttgcataaaaatcacaaatttaGTGCCGGAATTGATGGGTCCAATGAAGAAGTAAACAATGAGCGCATTATGTGGGTGCAGGAGATGAAGCAACTGCGGCAGCACATCAAGCACTGCGTTCAG caaaccaGCGACTCTATGTGGAACTGCTTTAAAACGAGTAGTGTACGTGTTTTCGATGACATCCTGTCCTCCAATATTATATCCCTGTGGCCCGGAGTTCGCCTGGTGCGCGCGCTCACAACGCTGAATGTAACGAAcgaaat TGAGGCGAAAGGCCTCAGCGAGTATTATGAGCGCAAGGATCTACAACATCTCACCTGGTTCGATCAACTCGCCATGCGGCTGGCACAAACGTTGAGCACACATTTTTTGCAAGTGAACTTGCAGGAGCTAACCGACGCTTATATTGGAGCTTTAGAAAAGAATG CAAATAATAAGAAGTTGGTTGCCGATGAACTGGGCACCGCCCGCCATCGTCGCCAACGCTACAATATGATGATAACGATGATGTTCGGTGTCACCGCTTTAGGTGCTGTGCTTGTACCCATGGGCTTTCAGATGCTCTCCATTGTGAGCGGTAAAGCTTTGCTTTTGGCGAAAATGGCGCTGCTATTAGCTTCCATCAATGGCCTCAAGAAG CTTTCTCATCCTTCCAATTCATTGCCACAGGTCGCCAATAGCGGCATACATTACGGTCTCTACCATGTGCCGGGCGAACATTACGGCTATTACGATCGCGGCGATGCTCCACATCATCCGAGACAAGTGGCAAGTTTTGCTATAGCCCCACCAGTTACCGAGGAACTGGgcttaaagaaataa
- the Osi23 gene encoding uncharacterized protein Osi23 isoform X2, which produces MSFKSNVLWCALLLCVIWFTSAKGGSFQLNLHKNHKFSAGIDGSNEEVNNERIMWVQEMKQLRQHIKHCVQQTSDSMWNCFKTSSVRVFDDILSSNIISLWPGVRLVRALTTLNVTNEIEAKGLSEYYERKDLQHLTWFDQLAMRLAQTLSTHFLQVNLQELTDAYIGALEKNANNKKLVADELGTARHRRQRYNMMITMMFGVTALGAVLVPMGFQMLSIVSGKALLLAKMALLLASINGLKKVANSGIHYGLYHVPGEHYGYYDRGDAPHHPRQVASFAIAPPVTEELGLKK; this is translated from the exons atgtccttTAAGTCAAATGTATTGTGGTGTGCACTACTACTCTGCGTGATATGGTTCACAAGTGCTAAAGGAGGGTCTTTCCagttaaatttgcataaaaatcacaaatttaGTGCCGGAATTGATGGGTCCAATGAAGAAGTAAACAATGAGCGCATTATGTGGGTGCAGGAGATGAAGCAACTGCGGCAGCACATCAAGCACTGCGTTCAG caaaccaGCGACTCTATGTGGAACTGCTTTAAAACGAGTAGTGTACGTGTTTTCGATGACATCCTGTCCTCCAATATTATATCCCTGTGGCCCGGAGTTCGCCTGGTGCGCGCGCTCACAACGCTGAATGTAACGAAcgaaat TGAGGCGAAAGGCCTCAGCGAGTATTATGAGCGCAAGGATCTACAACATCTCACCTGGTTCGATCAACTCGCCATGCGGCTGGCACAAACGTTGAGCACACATTTTTTGCAAGTGAACTTGCAGGAGCTAACCGACGCTTATATTGGAGCTTTAGAAAAGAATG CAAATAATAAGAAGTTGGTTGCCGATGAACTGGGCACCGCCCGCCATCGTCGCCAACGCTACAATATGATGATAACGATGATGTTCGGTGTCACCGCTTTAGGTGCTGTGCTTGTACCCATGGGCTTTCAGATGCTCTCCATTGTGAGCGGTAAAGCTTTGCTTTTGGCGAAAATGGCGCTGCTATTAGCTTCCATCAATGGCCTCAAGAAG GTCGCCAATAGCGGCATACATTACGGTCTCTACCATGTGCCGGGCGAACATTACGGCTATTACGATCGCGGCGATGCTCCACATCATCCGAGACAAGTGGCAAGTTTTGCTATAGCCCCACCAGTTACCGAGGAACTGGgcttaaagaaataa